The sequence below is a genomic window from Sander lucioperca isolate FBNREF2018 chromosome 10, SLUC_FBN_1.2, whole genome shotgun sequence.
atacagtaccaCCAAGTCATGTTATATCTTTTGTACTTTGCAGTGTCTTACATGTTTGTGCCTAGTTTGGTGACCCTGTCTCTAAAAATCTCGAAAGATCCTTCCCGGAGAGCCGCGGTATAGTTTCCTCCATTATTGAACTGCAGCCTGGTCACCTCTTCACCAGTACAGCTAAACATCCTGAAATAaccagatacaaaaaaaaacaacatattatgGACAAACATGCTTTCAATCATTTTTGGATGCACAGCAATTTCTTTTGAATTTATTTGCTGTGATGAAAGGAGTTCCCTTATGTGGAACCCTTAAGACCTCTGTTGCTTTGAATACTTTAACACCGTTGAAGCTCTGATGTTCTACATGTGAGCTTGTTTCCTCAATGTATTAAATGTTTCACTGTGCACATACAATCCGTGAGTAATTTCATCCAAGCTCAACATACAACGCATCTAAAATTAGAATGTAAATGCTTCAACAAAACCTCTGTAATGCTATTAGCTACAGATAGGCCTACTTAACTTAAGATTACAGTGTCTGTGTAAGATCAGCAAGCATATGAAAGACAAAAAGGCAAACATTAAAGATCATTCAAAGGACCAAAGGTATGTTTTAATATCCAAGCCACTTTTTGTTAATTTCAGTCATGTCCATCATTCTTTAAAGTGAAGATTGTCTGGGTCTGAGTGAAAACAGCTGTATACAGTGTTACCTTATCAAGCCAGGGACTTGTGTTCCATAAGGCACAGGACCACTGGTGGGAAGCACAAAGCGCCCATTGGAGTTCTGCACTTTATCCTTGAGGAAAATAGACACCTGGCATAGAGGAAAACATAGCAACAGGCTTGTgaggaaaataaaacacaaaacaaaagagaATATAATATTATTGAGTCTATTCTCTCTCCGTGATTTAATTTGCCAACATAATGCACTTACTCTTATATGCATGTCTTGGAAGAAGATAAGGAGAGTTTGTCTGATCAGCTGGAATTCCCCACTACACAAGGTTGTATACATCTAAaaatcaaaattgaaaaattacttggaaaaaaaaacaatgaaaaatttaactacacacggaatgtatatacatttttcctTTATTCATGTTAAACATTATCCCATTTAACCTAACCATACAATAACAAGCAATGTTAAACAACTGTTGCTTCTGACACTTGACAGAATGTGTGCCGTCATATTGTAGCTCAATGTATGTGATGATAATCCAAATGGTTTGTAATTATCACAGCATAGTGTACTACCATCACTGACCACAGTGAATCAGGAAAGAAGTTCAAATAAGTCACTGCTTCTATTAAATGTTAATGTATACAACAAGCCATGTATAATGTCGCTACCCACTCTAGTCCATAACAAATGTGAGGAGAGTAGAGAGTAGTCACACATGCCATACCTCTATGAGCTGTTGGTACGTTTCATCAACTTGGCTGAGAATGCTGGGAGTGTCTTTCACAAAGTCTTTGATTGCATCCATGTGGTTAAAGGAGATGAGTAGGATGTCCTTAGGTCGAGGACAGAGAAGCACCTGGTACTTGAAAGCCATGGTCATCAAGTCATAGAGCTGTGAAGAGGGACACACATGcaaaggaaaataaaatcaaCTGCTATTGTTGTATAATAAACAGCAGAGGGAGACACATACAGCAACATACCGTGTTTGTGATATGAATCGCTCTATACTTGAGAATTACTGATAAATGAGCCAATATGTACGTGTTATATAGCTATAAAGCATTGATTGATGTGTAGATGTTTCTAATGTGGCTCTGAAGCAGGCTTGACTAATCTAGCAGTCTGTATACTGAGGAAGCTGTAACACAAACTGGCATCACTGTGCAGTTGATGAGAGAATGTGATTAATGTAATGTATGGAAAAGCCTTGTGTGCTGAAGTGAAAAGCAACAGAATAATTCAACATGCGCATGATACAACACAGTATACAGCTGTACAGGAGGGCTACATCAGTATACATGAGGACTTACCTTGTCCATGCTAGCTTGATTGAGTCTCATTATTGAGGCGTGGGCCAGCCTGTCGAACACAGTCCGCAGGGCCTTTTTGGAGTAAAGCTCCTGTGGCTTGAAAAGCTCTTCTAGGAACTTTTTGTTGAACATGGTGGTGATGATGTCATTCATAACTAGTCAAGCAAACAGTACAACAGAAAAGTCTCCAAATAGTTAAAAGAGGTTAGACAAATATACTTTCCACACTGTAGGCTCAGAAGCAGGCAGCAGTctatactatactgtatgttggcCAAAACCATTTCATCCTATATCCAAACGGCACTAATCAAGCAGCAGCGTGGAAAGCCATCAGCATATGTCTTACTTGGTAGCAGGACAATTGCCAGGTAGGACATTTATCATTTGCTGTGATTACTTCCATCAATTACTGTTGCAATTGGCAGAAGTGATCACAATCACTATTGTGACTGTAAGAAGTCATACCTATAGTTACCATAGGGTAACTTCACTTTTTGTCCAAATATTTGACAAGCTTTTTATTGGCTCAAGAGTGAGGCAAATAATTTCTTAACACAGTAAGGCTATGTAGTATTTTCTGTAATGCTACTTACCCATAAGAAAGCCAAAGTtgtgaaaaattaaaaactgtTCTCAGAGCAGAGATAGACAGTGTGGTGACCCCAGATAAGCTTCTTGATATATGCAGAATAAAGTGTAatgcaacagttttttttttttttttaggtaagAGACAATTCTATGTAGTGATCTTATGTTACCTTATGGCATATAGCCATGTAGCGGAGCAAAGAGCTATAGCAGACAGAGAGCTACTAATGCATCAGTGCATGATAATGCTGAAGCTCTGTAATAATACCTCTCCTTCTGTCATCCTCTATCCAGCCAGCTATTGTGGAAACGTTATGATTTAAAAAGGAGATAAATGAAATGATGTTCTGAAAACCAGATTGTTGAATGGCAAATGACTCAAAGCTTGACCAACGTTGTTAcatagatataaaacaacaacagatgTTTTATTATCTATGGTTGAATACTAACGTTACATTTGAATGATACAATTCTATATAGTTGAACAAGAGCAGTTTCTCATTATTTACTGACAAGCATTGGGAATTAGCTAAAAATTGAGATAATTAGTGTCCCATGCAACAGCAACTCCATTATGATTTTATCAAAATATGCGAGTTTACAAAAGACAACCAGTTGAGTCATTAATGTTAACTCTTAACTTGGCTCTGTAGTGACATTCTATGAATCGCCGAAACATATTCTAAATTCACAAACTAGTAAACGGACAAACCGACTGAAAGTCATGTGCAGTTATCGCAGTTACTGCAGGGTGACATTTGTGTTGTCATCTGGATAGCTGctaaactagctagctacctttCTTGGCTTTGTCAGCAGGGATATTCTGAGCACGAAGCCGCTGGTCCAGGATGTACAGCATTTCACCGCCGAGGTTGATGAATAGCAGAGGCAGAGTTCTTGAAGACATGATGGTATTTGGACGGTTGAATGTCTCCAGAAAACGTAGGCAGCTAGCTAGCGATTGTAGCTCGAATGCTTGCTCGTTGGGGGGTCTGTCTGTTTGGTAAAGCCTCTTCTTGGTTGCCAGGCCACGAAGCAAACAGCCAATCAGCGCGTTGTGCGTTATGACGTACCAGAAAGGGGAGGAGTCAGGCGCGTACGAAACTTTCATTTCAGCCTGACTTTGTGCCCCAGTGCACATGCAATTTAATCCAATTGTTCCAAATGAGactttaatattaaaaataaaggtACAAACTCAATTAATTTACCCATTGTGTTTACATCATGTCCAAATAAATCCTGCACCAGTATTATTAGTGTAAGTGGCTCCAACCCAgatgaatatttttttctgactttgcttgataggtctggcaatgttaGACTAGTTATTGTGATATACTGAATACATTTAGCTATACAAGCTTATAAAATACTtatgataaaaacaaataagGAAATTACTCTGTGGTTGAAATGCTCACAACTGATGTCCACACTAAGACGTGTGATCAAGTGTCTCAAGTAAAGACATTATTTTAAAGGAGTCATGGTCACAAGCCACagggaaccactggtttaagAAAGGGTTTATATCACCAAAATAACCCACACAAGACATGTTTTGTCAGAGCACCATGTGGATCATCACGTCAAAATGTCCTACATTAAAAGGTAAATTAAATACCATTAAACaatctatttttttattgacaatGTTGTACAAAATGGCTCATGCTTAAATGTAATTAATCATGTTGTAAGAGTTTGAAAAATGCagtttatttacagtaatgcAGATCAGTACTATGACTTTGTCAAACTGGTACATATAAGGTTACAGGTAAAATATAACATTTAATACACTGAATTGCATAATTAATAAGTTGCTCATTCTTTGTTGTCTGCACGAAAGCTAGGCCTGCTACAGGAATTAACAAATTACTTCCACAATAGCTGGACATCATCAACAAACCAGACCAGAATCCTTTATGCCTTCTTAAGATGAAATGTCTCCATTTCTGATGCGTATTTCTCGCGCCATCCTGCACATCTCACACAATCCGCAGAAAAAGGTCATCAAGGCATCATTGGTTATGGTTCCCTGTGGTTAAAAAGATTGCAACTAAATCACAACAGGGAACACCAACCCTCTATGAGGAAATGTACCGCAGTTCAGGTTTCTCAATTGCAAAGAAAAACCAACATTTCCTATGTTTGTGAAATCTGTCTTTTCGTGAGAGCCAGGTTATTAAAAAGCCTGTATAAGACTTACGGAACCACCCAAAACACCAGCATTGGTCTTTCAGCGAATCTGGAATATACAATAATTATATTTGTAACTTACCTGAATACCATAAGTCAGTCTCATGTGAGTCCTAATGGCTGTGGAACCTCCTGGCACACAACCCAAGCAGCAGTTTTCTCCATACTTATTTGCTGTGTAGCAGCTCAATACAAGTGGACAGCAGCAACCAAGAGCACCTGCACAACAGAAGTGTATTTCATTGTCAATATTTGTAAGATAAAAAGCATGAAAACGTGCCTCTACGGACAAAAATTATAAAATTGAAGCATCTTGAATGGTACTCACAGACAAACAAGTCACTGCAGCAGGAGCACAGGCCCGTGCTCCACTCTCCTGTTTGGACATTTGTCCCATAGCTGCCTGCACCTGGTTGATGGGTGACCACTGGGTTCGACATTTTTGGATTACTGGATCTGCTTCTTGCTTTTGATTCAGCTGTTAGCACAGGAATGGAGCAAAGGTGCAGTTTGTTGCAGGGGAAATGACCTACATCAATCTTTCCATGTGCCAcaattgttttcacatttgtacATATGTACTAACATGTGATGCAATTCATTTCCAGagtataaaatgtcatagtttgACTTTTCATAGAATAATTTTGAGGGCTAGGTAAATGTATTCAAGTGCTTTCCATTAGAGAATAACTCTAAGACAGAATTCATGTGTTATTCATACTCTACAGCTCATCACCATTCATGAATCCCCCGCAAAGCATGTAATGTATCAACAAACGTTTTACAGACTTCTTCCTTAACACAGAACAAGACACTTAGCTTTTGTGATTTTGTGCAAAGCTTTTGTGAAATACACtcaaaaatatttataaaaaaaatcctcagtttgtaaaaaaaaaaaactcagttaTTAATGTTGttcagaaaatatttttgtttcgGAATTGAGTTTCAAATTTGAAAGACCTGACTTGAAAAATTGCTAAAACATTTcaatattattttgaaatgttactCAACCTGAAGTACAAACGAAATGTCAAAAAGAGTTTATTGTGAAGGCACAACTTTTAAAGAACAACATatgatataaaataaataaaatataaaaatagagagaggaaaaggagaTGCCACTTACCAGAAGAGTCTGTAAGTGTACACTCCTCCTGATCAAACTGACAAACTGCGCACCACACAGGAAGCTGTGACGAGCTTGAGCTGTGAAATGCTGGTTGGCCAACAAACTGCTGTTTCTGAAAATGACAAAGATCTGTGGTTATTGACTGACAAACTCAGACTATTAACGAGAACTGCTCGTTTGCTTTGAGGCTGATAGCGGGTATAATCACAAACAGCTACAGATCACTGGAACACGTATGTTAGGAAGCGAAGCCTTCAAATTGAATGGTTTTCCAATCTCACATTAGATCAGCAAAGTATAGAGAATTCACGCAGTTGTCGGAACTGTTTAGAACATGCTTTCATATAACACCCACAAATGCATCATGTCCCTGTTAGCTTGAGGTTTTAACCAACCAACACATACTATGTCACCACTGCAGTTTGCAAAAAGAAGGCAAtacaatacagtacagtacagtacaatatTACATTCAGCTGCAAAAACTTGCTTTCTTATTGACTAAAACCCCTGAGGGAATCAAACATGTTCATATGGATGTCACTGGTATATTATTTGTTAGAATTTCACAACTAAGGGGTGAAATAACTTGATATGGACTATTCATGGCAACATTTGATATACTTACAGAGCAATCATAAAGTAATGATGCTGACATCTCGGAAATTCATTGTTTTATCAGTATATTGATTGTGAACCATGACTAAGTGGTTAATTCCTTGGGGCATTGTTTGATGTGTTGTATTGGATCACATTACAGTAAGATAATTTTGGTATTTGGACAAAATATGAGACATGCTGCAAGATAAAGCAGCAACCAGATATTACCAGCTTGATCAACACCTCTTTGGCAGTCAACAAagaaatgtgacattttcagcttcttaaatgtctTATTTATTGCAGcaattttgtagtggtgttatCATATTGTACAGGTGGTCATGTTATTTTTCCTAGCTCATGTATTAAGACTACGTTTTCTCAGCGAACACTTGACCTGAAGCCCATCAGTGTAAGGTGAATCATATTGTAATGTCACCAGATGCTCTTAAAGACACTAAAGGTGTTGGCATAATGTGAAGTCAAAAATCAGCACAAATCCTGCTGAAAAATGTCAAACCAGTACCAAAACTGTGAAGAGTACTGATATTGTGATTGCTTATTAGTTACCATTATGCATAATTTGTTGTAGACATATCTAAGTCCTTTATTAGTTTTATAAATGATGAAACAGGAATGTTGGCAGCTGATGGAAAAATGTTAGTTCTGAAGTGCATGGCCAGAGGTGCAACAAAGTAGACATGTTCAACCCATAGAGAGCAACGCAGCAGTAGTTTTCTGCAACCTGCAGGCTATAGTAGAAAATACAGGAAAATAGAATTTTTCTGGTTTGATATCAGTGGTCGCCTAACTTGTTTTGTGCAGATAAATCTAATATAAAACACATATAATTGAGAGTCATATATTTCAGTACAAATACATTTCCATAGTAGAAGACATATACATTTGAAGACACCATTTTgggacattttatttccattaaCTTCAACATCACCATAAAGGCAAAAGCAAATAACATTGTATAATGGTAACACGTGAAA
It includes:
- the oscp1b gene encoding protein OSCP1 isoform X2; translated protein: MSSRTLPLLFINLGGEMLYILDQRLRAQNIPADKAKKAGWIEDDRRRVMNDIITTMFNKKFLEELFKPQELYSKKALRTVFDRLAHASIMRLNQASMDKLYDLMTMAFKYQVLLCPRPKDILLISFNHMDAIKDFVKDTPSILSQVDETYQQLIEMYTTLCSGEFQLIRQTLLIFFQDMHIRVSIFLKDKVQNSNGRFVLPTSGPVPYGTQVPGLIRMFSCTGEEVTRLQFNNGGNYTAALREGSFEIFRDRVTKLGTNMYSVSRPVETHMSGTSKNSAQHTKVNTAPNPLAKEELNLLAKLMGGLEVPKSGNADNGFRVNLFNTDEEEEEALISRPGDLSYGVINIQATKDQQVNAELAKIMGEFTESGEQSPSSSSKGDDLLAMMDGL
- the LOC116043174 gene encoding cornifelin-like yields the protein MSNPVVTHQPGAGSYGTNVQTGEWSTGLCSCCSDLFVCALGCCCPLVLSCYTANKYGENCCLGCVPGGSTAIRTHMRLTYGIQGTITNDALMTFFCGLCEMCRMAREIRIRNGDISS
- the oscp1b gene encoding protein OSCP1 isoform X3, whose amino-acid sequence is MSSRTLPLLFINLGGEMLYILDQRLRAQNIPADKAKKVMNDIITTMFNKKFLEELFKPQELYSKKALRTVFDRLAHASIMRLNQASMDKLYDLMTMAFKYQVLLCPRPKDILLISFNHMDAIKDFVKDTPSILSQVDETYQQLIEMYTTLCSGEFQLIRQTLLIFFQDMHIRVSIFLKDKVQNSNGRFVLPTSGPVPYGTQVPGLIRMFSCTGEEVTRLQFNNGGNYTAALREGSFEIFRDRVTKLGTNMYSVSRPVETHMSGTSKNSAQHTKVNTAPNPLAKEELNLLAKLMGGLEVPKSGNADNGFRVNLFNTDEEEEEALISRPGDLSYGVINIQATKDQQVNAELAKIMGEFTESGEQSPSSSSKGDDLLAMMDGL
- the oscp1b gene encoding protein OSCP1 isoform X1 codes for the protein MSSRTLPLLFINLGGEMLYILDQRLRAQNIPADKAKKAGWIEDDRRRVMNDIITTMFNKKFLEELFKPQELYSKKALRTVFDRLAHASIMRLNQASMDKLYDLMTMAFKYQVLLCPRPKDILLISFNHMDAIKDFVKDTPSILSQVDETYQQLIEMYTTLCSGEFQLIRQTLLIFFQDMHIRVSIFLKDKVQNSNGRFVLPTSGPVPYGTQVPGLIRMFSCTGEEVTRLQFNNGGNYTAALREGSFEIFRDRVTKLGTNMYSVSRPVETHMSGTSKNSAQHTKVNTAPNPLAKEELNLLAKLMGGLEVPKSGNADNGFRVNLFNTDEEEEEALISRPGDLSYGVINIQATKDQQVNAELAKIMGEFTESGEQSPSSSSKGDDLLAMMDGVLL